A DNA window from Brassica napus cultivar Da-Ae chromosome C1, Da-Ae, whole genome shotgun sequence contains the following coding sequences:
- the LOC106376559 gene encoding uncharacterized protein LOC106376559 isoform X1, which produces MFFRRWDPGSQGLKRNQSDLYHDDKIGRICRRKGISETWVILVLRRILWVGEKIGIEGSVSSLGSSKWMWNPEDQSQDYQGLYWCLVICWRRSGRIGIGWVNWSSLIYFPVLFTALLILILVSSNQLQRRDTDMEATRRCFLKGIQVDVRVVPRMAVESYLLFSIICLSWVKRVLATFVAFLDKGNRFSDGKMIIIGSEFGLINGYKCIIVSSGLQVSSVATYWGLLLLCMKGERIIIGNITKFLELFLHKEWWCEILLGIGDFMFGFTVVAMNIFLCSFGTGSYCHSSLLINVCTVVLIMIGNKIDSPGSYSGYIMDLSRLYNQWFSVIIKTFEMDVESR; this is translated from the exons ATGTTTTTTCGACGATGGGATCCTGGTTCTCAAGGGCTAAAACGGAATCAATCAGATCTCTATCATGATGATAAGATCGGGAGGATTTGTAGGCGGAAAGGAATTTCGGAAACAtgggttattttggttttgCGAAGGATTTTGTGGGTCGGAGAAAAGATTGGGATTGAAGGGAGCGTGTCATCATTAGGATCTTCAAAATGGATGTGGAATCCAGAAGATCAATCACAAGATTATCAAG GCTTATATTGGTGTTTGGTCATATGTTGGAGACGAAGTGGGAGGATTGGAATTGGGTGGGTCAACTGGAGTTCTCTGATCTATTTTCCTGTCTTATTTACAGCACTGCTAATTCTTATCTTGGTCTCATCAAACCAGTTACAGAGAAGAGATACAGATATGGAAGCGACTAGGAGGTGTTTTTTAAAGGGGATACAGGTCGATGTTAGAGTAGTTCCAAGAATGGCAGTGGAATCTTATTTACTCTTCTCCATAATTTGCTTATCATGGGTGAAACGTGTACTAGCTACGTTTGTGGCTTTTTTGGATAAAGGAAACAGATTCAGTGATGgaaaaatgataattattgGCTCTGAGTTTGGGCTAATAAATGGGTACAAGTGTATTATAGTCTCTTCAGGTCTTCAGGTTTCTTCAGTAGCTACGTACTGGGGTTTATTGCTATTGTGTATGAAGGGAGAAAGGATAATTATTGGAAACATAACAAAATTTCTGGAACTCTTTCTTCACAAAGAGTGGTGGTGTGAGATTTTGTTAGGTATTGGTGATTTTATGTTTGGGTTTACAGTAGTTGCTATGAACatatttttatgttcttttGGTACGGGTTCTTATTGTCATAGTAGTCTATTGATTAATGTATGTACTGTTGTCTTGATTATGATTGGGAATAAAATTGATTCACCTGGATCTTACTCTGGTTACATTATGGATCTTTCACGATTATACAATCAGTGGTTCAGTGTCATCATTAAGACCTTCGAAATGGATGTGGAATCCAGATGA
- the LOC106376559 gene encoding uncharacterized protein LOC106376559 isoform X2, with translation MFFRRWDPGSQGLKRNQSDLYHDDKIGRICRRKGISETWVILVLRRILWVGEKIGIEGSVSSLGSSKWMWNPEDQSQDYQALLILILVSSNQLQRRDTDMEATRRCFLKGIQVDVRVVPRMAVESYLLFSIICLSWVKRVLATFVAFLDKGNRFSDGKMIIIGSEFGLINGYKCIIVSSGLQVSSVATYWGLLLLCMKGERIIIGNITKFLELFLHKEWWCEILLGIGDFMFGFTVVAMNIFLCSFGTGSYCHSSLLINVCTVVLIMIGNKIDSPGSYSGYIMDLSRLYNQWFSVIIKTFEMDVESR, from the exons ATGTTTTTTCGACGATGGGATCCTGGTTCTCAAGGGCTAAAACGGAATCAATCAGATCTCTATCATGATGATAAGATCGGGAGGATTTGTAGGCGGAAAGGAATTTCGGAAACAtgggttattttggttttgCGAAGGATTTTGTGGGTCGGAGAAAAGATTGGGATTGAAGGGAGCGTGTCATCATTAGGATCTTCAAAATGGATGTGGAATCCAGAAGATCAATCACAAGATTATCAAG CACTGCTAATTCTTATCTTGGTCTCATCAAACCAGTTACAGAGAAGAGATACAGATATGGAAGCGACTAGGAGGTGTTTTTTAAAGGGGATACAGGTCGATGTTAGAGTAGTTCCAAGAATGGCAGTGGAATCTTATTTACTCTTCTCCATAATTTGCTTATCATGGGTGAAACGTGTACTAGCTACGTTTGTGGCTTTTTTGGATAAAGGAAACAGATTCAGTGATGgaaaaatgataattattgGCTCTGAGTTTGGGCTAATAAATGGGTACAAGTGTATTATAGTCTCTTCAGGTCTTCAGGTTTCTTCAGTAGCTACGTACTGGGGTTTATTGCTATTGTGTATGAAGGGAGAAAGGATAATTATTGGAAACATAACAAAATTTCTGGAACTCTTTCTTCACAAAGAGTGGTGGTGTGAGATTTTGTTAGGTATTGGTGATTTTATGTTTGGGTTTACAGTAGTTGCTATGAACatatttttatgttcttttGGTACGGGTTCTTATTGTCATAGTAGTCTATTGATTAATGTATGTACTGTTGTCTTGATTATGATTGGGAATAAAATTGATTCACCTGGATCTTACTCTGGTTACATTATGGATCTTTCACGATTATACAATCAGTGGTTCAGTGTCATCATTAAGACCTTCGAAATGGATGTGGAATCCAGATGA
- the LOC106376559 gene encoding uncharacterized protein LOC106376559 isoform X3, which yields MDVESRRSITRLSRLILVFGHMLETKWEDWNWLQRRDTDMEATRRCFLKGIQVDVRVVPRMAVESYLLFSIICLSWVKRVLATFVAFLDKGNRFSDGKMIIIGSEFGLINGYKCIIVSSGLQVSSVATYWGLLLLCMKGERIIIGNITKFLELFLHKEWWCEILLGIGDFMFGFTVVAMNIFLCSFGTGSYCHSSLLINVCTVVLIMIGNKIDSPGSYSGYIMDLSRLYNQWFSVIIKTFEMDVESR from the exons ATGGATGTGGAATCCAGAAGATCAATCACAAGATTATCAAG GCTTATATTGGTGTTTGGTCATATGTTGGAGACGAAGTGGGAGGATTGGAATTGG TTACAGAGAAGAGATACAGATATGGAAGCGACTAGGAGGTGTTTTTTAAAGGGGATACAGGTCGATGTTAGAGTAGTTCCAAGAATGGCAGTGGAATCTTATTTACTCTTCTCCATAATTTGCTTATCATGGGTGAAACGTGTACTAGCTACGTTTGTGGCTTTTTTGGATAAAGGAAACAGATTCAGTGATGgaaaaatgataattattgGCTCTGAGTTTGGGCTAATAAATGGGTACAAGTGTATTATAGTCTCTTCAGGTCTTCAGGTTTCTTCAGTAGCTACGTACTGGGGTTTATTGCTATTGTGTATGAAGGGAGAAAGGATAATTATTGGAAACATAACAAAATTTCTGGAACTCTTTCTTCACAAAGAGTGGTGGTGTGAGATTTTGTTAGGTATTGGTGATTTTATGTTTGGGTTTACAGTAGTTGCTATGAACatatttttatgttcttttGGTACGGGTTCTTATTGTCATAGTAGTCTATTGATTAATGTATGTACTGTTGTCTTGATTATGATTGGGAATAAAATTGATTCACCTGGATCTTACTCTGGTTACATTATGGATCTTTCACGATTATACAATCAGTGGTTCAGTGTCATCATTAAGACCTTCGAAATGGATGTGGAATCCAGATGA
- the LOC106373549 gene encoding zinc finger BED domain-containing protein RICESLEEPER 2-like yields MLYAALKFKVSFEKLKAEDVLYNDYFLEVEENGHKRVGPPTTEGWEEVQRLVKFLKIFFGCSLAFSASKTVTSTICYNEIVIIERNLIALSNSKDGIIQIQAKEMRNKFEKYWDGLININPLVIIASVFDPRNKMQFASICFDKLYGKDSLESGHLRTSIRALMKSLYEEYVSKLSSSSQGDSISNVFDNGEGEVGTMFDISDDDDEDFERRDSLYSEMVSEAANEEGSSELDIYLMEKPVPRGSNNFGLDYDVLSWWRKNSCKFPILSELAKDVLAVQVSSVASESAFSTSGRILDPFRSCLTPYMIEALVCLQQWLRNNIQAEKVASLVQMFEEFDFHESLGWNVEEVKNNLAYHSLLDNLSF; encoded by the exons ATGTTGTATGCCGCTTTGAAGTTTAAGGTTTCTTTTGAGAAGCTCAAAGCCGAAGACGTGTTGTATAATGATTATTTTCTAGAAGTAGAGGAGAATGGACATAAGCGAGTTGGACCTCCTACTACGGAAGGGTGGGAAGAGGTGCAGAGGTTAGTGAAGTTTCTGAAAATCTTCTTTGGCTGCAGTTTAGCGTTCTCAGCATCGAAGACAGTCACGTCCACAATTTGTTACAATGAGATTGTGATTATCGAGAGGAACTTGATTGCATTGAGCAATAGCAAAGATGGGATTATACAGATTCAAGCAAAGGAGATGAGGAACAAATTTGAGAAATACTGGGATGGACTAATCAATATAAACCCACTGGTCATCATTGCAAGTGTGTTCGATCCAAGGAACAAGATGCAATTTGCTTCTATATGTTTTGATAAGCTGTATGGGAAGGATAGTCTGGAGAGTGGTCATCTCAGAACATCAATCAGGGCACTGATGAAATCGTTGTATGAGGAGTATGTGAGCAAGCTTAGCTCTTCATCTCAAGGTGATAGTATCAGCAATGTTTTTGATAATGGGGAAGGTGAAGTTGGAACCATGTTTGATATCTCTGATGACGATGACGAGGACTTTGAGAGGAGAGATTCTTTGTATTCAGAGATGGTTTCAGAGGCAGCAAATGAAGAAGGTAGCAGTGAACTCGACATCTACTTGATGGAAAAACCAGTACCACGAGGCTCAAACAACTTCGGCTTGGACTACGATGTGTTATCTTGGTGGAGGAAGAACTCTTGTAAGTTTCCAATCTTGTCTGAACTAGCAAAAGATGTGCTAGCTGTTCAAGTCTCCTCTGTTGCTTCAGAGTCAGCATTCAGTACAAGTGGTAGAATTTTAGATCCGTTTCGTAGTTGTCTGACTCCATACATGATTGAAGCTCTTGTCTGCCTACAACAGTGGCTTCGAAACAACATCCAGGCTGAGAAGGTTGCAAGCTTGGTTCAGATGTTTGAAGAATTCGATTTTCATGAGTCATTAG GTTGGAATGTCGAGGAAGTCAAAAACAACTTAGCCTATCACTCTCTTTTGGACAACTTATCCTTTTGA